In Silene latifolia isolate original U9 population chromosome X, ASM4854445v1, whole genome shotgun sequence, the following proteins share a genomic window:
- the LOC141617741 gene encoding uncharacterized protein LOC141617741, which translates to MMSWIKKLETNTPNVWVQWVRAYILRGVNFWDFCLTAAHSWFWSNIINCRDALIQIADTIDHAKNLLCKPDYKQQIYELLRQKGSVLPMYKTVGDSLNYPKHKIIGLLAIQNKLPTLDNLSRRGLQLANKCVLCESHSECAPHLFFECFFSAVVWCTVAQWLAVPPLTSMNAISMWYKGHNRGKSLVKRQRRCLLLCSIYQIWNERNRSVFKGVKTPPASLIWKIQYLVTLRLSHIVE; encoded by the coding sequence ATGATGTCTTGGATAAAGAAACTTGAAACTAATACTCCTAATGTCTGGGTGCAATGGGTAAGAGCTTACATTCTCAGGGGTGTTAACTTCTGGGATTTTTGCCTCACTGCTGCACACTCCTGGTTTTGGAGTAACATCATCAATTGCAGAGATGCCCTTATCCAGATAGCAGATACCATTGATCATGCTAAAAACTTGCTTTGCAAACCTGACTATAAGCAGCAGATTTATGAGTTGCTAAGGCAGAAAGGATCTGTTCTTCCTATGTATAAAACTGTGGGAGACTCTCTCAACTACCCAAAGCATAAAATCATTGGCCTTCTTGCAATACAGAATAAGCTCCCCACTCTGGATAACTTGAGCAGAAGAGGTTTACAATTAGCCAACAAATGTGTGCTGTGTGAGAGCCACTCTGAATGTGCTCCACACCTCTTCTTTGAATGTTTCTTTTCTGCGGTTGTTTGGTGTACTGTGGCTCAATGGCTGGCTGTTCCTCCTCTGACTAGTATGAATGCTATCTCTATGTGGTATAAAGGCCATAACAGGGGGAAGAGCTTGGTGAAGAGGCAACGTAGATGCCTTCTGTTGTGTTCCATATATCAGATATGGAATGAACGCAATAGAAGTGTGTTTAAAGGAGTTAAAACTCCACCTGCAAGTCTTATTTGGAAGATTCAATACCTTGTTACTCTTCGTTTGAGTCACATAGTGGAGTAG
- the LOC141617743 gene encoding uncharacterized protein LOC141617743: protein MLLPKTILKLLNKYCRNYLWNVQEGQKRMFMKSWQACCCPWDEGGFNIKEILSWNKALLCKWIWRLSENVSSIWSRWNACYTLKNGSIWTVEIKAHHFECWRGILTVKNLLVQQAGDIEGATKLLRSCVTQGKFQVSRMYDILRPKFPTVRWANTVWHVNMVPKHSFIFSLALQQKLATVDVISSRGILLVNWCCLCKQGAATYAVWLERNHRIFTGIEKDWRVLLNQIKYVVSVRILHHYRNIEDEGYFIGEQRLYEEENTRIA, encoded by the exons ATGCTCCTTCCTAAAACTATACTGAAATTGTTGAACAAGTATTGCAGGAATTATCTTTGGAATGTTCAGGAGGGGCAAAAGAGAATGTTTATGAAAAGTTGGCAGGCCTGCTGCTGTCCTTGGGATGAGGGAGGCTTTAACATTAAGGAGATTTTATCTTGGAACAAGGCTTTATTATGCAAATGGATTTGGAGGCTCTCAGAGAATGTTTCATCTATTTGGAGTAGATGGAATGCCTGCTATACTTTGAAAAATGGGAGTATATGGACTGTGGAGATTAAGGCTCATCATTTTGAATGTTGGCGGGGTATCCTGACAGTAAAAAATCTCCTTGTTCAGCAGGCAGGTGATATTGAAGGGGCAACTAAACTTTTGCGCAGCTGTGTTACTCAAGGTAAATTTCAGGTTAGCAGAATGTATGACATACTTAGGCCTAAATTTCCTACTGTCAGATGGGCAAATACAGTCTGGCATGTCAATATGGTCCCTAAACACAGCTTCATTTTCAGCTTGGCTTTACAACAAAAATTAGCCACGGTGGATGTTATTTCATCTAGGGGGATCCTTCTTGTGAATTGGTGCTGCCTCTGCAAACAAG GGGCTGCAACTTATGCGGTTTGGTTAGAGAGGAATCATCGTATTTTCACGGGTATTGAAAAAGATTGGAGAGTCCTACTTAACCAGATCAAGTATGTGGTTAGTGTTAGGATTTTGCATCATTATAGGAATATAGAGGATGAG gGATATTTCATTGGAGAACAAAGACTATATGAAGAAGAAAATACTAGAATTGCATAa